One window of Centropristis striata isolate RG_2023a ecotype Rhode Island chromosome 21, C.striata_1.0, whole genome shotgun sequence genomic DNA carries:
- the LOC131958994 gene encoding tripartite motif-containing protein 16-like, producing the protein MAQKGVQLDRETFSCSICLDLLKDPVTTTCGHSYCMKCIKTHWDEEDRKGIYSCPECRQTFTPRPVLLKNTMLAVVVDQMKKTGLQAAPADLCYAGAEDVACDVCTGRKLKALKSCLTCLVSYCEKHLQPHYDAALLSKHKLVEPSKKLQENICSQHDEVMKIYCRTDQKSICYLCSVDQHKGHDTVSAAAERTEKQKELEVSRQNIQQRIQDREKDVKLLQQEVQNINLSADKAVEDSEKMFTELIRLMQKRSSEVKQQVRSQQETEVSGVKEVEEKLQQEIRELKRKDAELKKLSNTEDHNQFLHSYPSLSALRPSTSSIQIRPRRRFEDVTAAVSRVRDKLQDVLRDKWTDVSLTEVDVLLSDSPAEPTTRAEFLKYSCEITLDPNTADTYLLLSEGNRKATFMSHHQSYPRHPDRFTRWAQVLSRESLTGRCYWEVEWRGGGVHVAASYKNISRGRSDDSGFGYNDKSWCLECDNNKNTFRDNNIQTPVSGPRSSRVGVFLDHRAGILSFYSVSETMTILRRVQTTFTQPLYAGLGFGYRYGDTAEFCKLK; encoded by the coding sequence ATGGCGCAGAAAGGAGTTCAGCTGGACCGGGAAACTTTCTCTTGttccatctgtctggatctactgaaggatccAGTGACGACTACATGTGGACACAGCTACTGTATGAAGTGTATTAAAACACACTGGGATGAAGAGGATAGAAAGGGAATCTACAGCTGCCCTGAGTGCAGACAGACGTTCACTCCAAGGCCTGTCCtgctgaaaaacaccatgttagcagTTGTAGTGGATCAGATGAAGAAGACTGGCCTCcaagctgctcctgctgatctCTGCTATGCTGGAGCTGAagatgtggcctgtgatgtctgcactgggagaaaactgaaagccCTCAagtcctgtctcacctgtctggtCTCTTACTGTGAGAAACACCTCCAGCCTCATTATGACGCAGCTCTGTTATCCaaacacaagctggtggagccctccaagaagctgcaggagaacatctgctctcagcacgatgaggtgatgaagatTTACTGCCGTACAGATCAGAAGtctatctgttatctctgctctgtggaccaacataaaggccacgacacggtctcagctgcagcagaacggacggagaagcagaaagagctggaggtgagtcgacaaaacatccagcagagaatccaggacagagagaaagatgtgaagctgcttcaacaggaggtgcagaacatcaatctctctgctgataaagcagtggaggacagtgagaagatgttcactgagctgatccgtctcatgcagaaaagaagctctgaggtgaagcagcaggtcagatcccagcaggaaactgaagtgagtggagtcaaagaggtggaggagaagctgcagcaggagatcagagagctgaagaggaaagacgctgaactgaagaagctctcaaacacagaggaccacaaccagtttctccacagctacccctcactgtcagcactcagACCGTCTACATCCAGCATCCAGATCCGTCCTCGCCGCCGCTTTGAGGACGTGACAGCGGCCGTGTCACgagtcagagacaaactgcaggacgtcctgagagacaaatggacagacgtctcactgactgaagtggatgttttactgtcagattcaccagcagagcccacgaccagagctgagttcttaaaatattcatgtgagatcacactggatccaaacacagcagacacatatctgttattatctgaggggaacagaaaagcaacatTCATGAGTCATCATCAGTCCTATCCAAGACACCCAGACAGATTCACTAGATGGGCTCAGGTCCTgagtagagagagtctgactggacgatgttactgggaggtggagtggagagggggaggagtTCATGTAGCAGCTTCATACAAGAACATCAGCAGAGGGAGGTCGGATGACTCTGGATTTGGATACAATGACAAGTCTTGGTGTTTAGAatgtgacaacaacaaaaatacatttcgcGACAACAATATCCAAACTCCCGTCTCAGGTCCTCGGTCCTCCAGAGTGGGAGTGTtcctggatcacagagcaggtattctgtccttctacagcgtctctgaaACCATGACCATCCTCCGcagagtccagaccacgttCACTCAGCCACTCTATGCTGGACTTGGGTTTGGTTACAGATATGGAGACActgctgagttctgtaaactcaaataa